The following is a genomic window from Platichthys flesus chromosome 13, fPlaFle2.1, whole genome shotgun sequence.
AGACTTTTAAAGAGAATGTTTCTCTAAATTGAACCTGTTTCTTCTCAGCCCCGGGGGGCACAATGGCAGATGACATGACGTGCACCGACTTCTGTCTCTTCAAGGCACAGGAGGACATGGAGACAATGCAGGCTTATGCACAGGTAAATACCAAAGCTCCTTTTGCCGTGTATTACaggaaatatataaatcaatttTCAGGTAGTACACATTATACAGCCTGTTCTGTGTTTCCTTCCAGGTCTTTAACAAGCTCATCAGGCGTTACAAATACTTGGAAAAGGGATTCGAGGAGGAGATAAAAAAGGTTTGTCTTTACAGGAACATGTAATACCTGACTAATGTATGTCAAGTTTCTGAATTCATTACCATGTTGTTCCAATCCAGTATTAAAAATATATGCATCTGACCAATAATTCAGCCTAAAgtattgtgtttctctgtttgctctatggcagctgctgctgtttctcaaGGGCTTCACAGAGTCTGAGCGCAACAAGCTGGCCATGCTAACAGGAATCCTGCTGGCTAACGGCAATATCTCCGCATCCATCCTGAGCAGCCTGTTCAACGAGAACGTGGTTAAAGACGGTACATGCTTCTCTGCCTTGCAGGCGCGCCTAGTTGTGTTCTTTGGTTGTTTACCAGATAGGATCCACAGGGAGAAGTGGTTGAGAGATAAATAGAGGAGAGAATCATCTTGTGCCACCCTCCTTCTGACAAATATTCAACGTAATGAATATCCTTTTCAGTTATTTGTCTATAATATCTCTTTTACACAAAGATTTGAGGGTATAGGcaggttttttaaatgtggattaATCACTCAAAAAGCCGATAGACTCCTCCTTCGTTGCCAGTTGAGGAGTCTGCCTTGCTGTTTATTTTCCCCTGATGCATCATGTTCGATTCCACAGATGCACTCTCTCGCCTCACTGTCCTGTCAATTAGCGCGTTCACTCTGGTTTcacgtttccatcactgctgatcGAAGCCGAATAAAactgtgtctactgcagagtcatttgacttAGGAGATGATGCAGATTGTATCCACTCCCACGGCAGActaaagccagatgttagcagGTTTTTTGATcattggaagggggggggggggggggggggggcttaagtGTTAGAACAACTGACAATCACATAAGTCCATGCAAATACAATGTGGTTCTCAATCCTAAGAccttttctctgtatctttacTGCAGCTTCTCAATACTTCTCTGCTTAAATGTGCTCATGCTAACATCagtgaaatatatttatattgccCAATGCCAGAATTTTTCTTTATTGGAATCCAGCAGACTTAAGCTGACAGCTGATTTTCACAAAAACTTTACTCACTGCAGGAGAGCAAATAATTAATTATCAGTCTGCATTCGTTATCAAGCATTAATGGGTTGAAATGAATTTTTCCATTGTGTGAATAATGTGAAAAGGGTCCCGATACATGAATTATGAATGAATAATGTCTGAAAAGAGATGTTTTGCTTTACTTTGACCTTGTGTTGTCAGACAGTTGTCTGTTGCTTGTGAAAGAAAGATGATGATTATTACCCAGCTTGATGTATCAAGGTCTTATAACAGATGATAGCCATATTGGAGTAGATGCCTGTATCACATTATACAGCCATCACcgaaattatgtattttgtttagacagatattcattttaataaacctGTAGTTCAAACCTATTTAGTTAAGAGCCTGATTTTTGTCGGTGGAATTGATCCATTGAAAACCTGTCTAATCGCATCCTGCTGAGTTGTGTTTGCCACTGTGTTACTTGCTTTAACTTCATCCTGGCAGGTCTGTTACCAACAGCTGACTCTCAATTTCCTGCATTTGTTCAGGTGTCTCAGCGTGCTTCGCTGTAAAACTCTTCAAATCCTGGCTTTCCGAGAAGGACATCAGCTCCGTCGCTGGCAATCTCAGAAAGGTTGGCATGGACAACAGGCTCATGGTGAGAACGactttttaaatgacaaaatctCCAGAAGAATTTGATTTATATTCCGCCTCTGAAATGCcctgattttattaatttttaaatgttcagttactaacaatattaataaatatgacTAAGTAAGGAGCAAATTTCAAAAAGTATTGTCCAAGTTGTGTGGTTTTGAATCAAAGCTATGGAGCCAATTCGACtcaaggaatgacttaaatgtgcaccttactaATATGTGCATGGGTGTTGGTCATGTAATAGGACTAAAAATTGAGATCCACTTAATTGCCCCTAATGTAGAAAATTCCTAGATCTGCCCCTGGGTGAAGCATAAATTGTTGATGGGTGACTGTACACTTGAAATTAAGATTGTCGATTAATAATCATCTTAAATTGACCAGAGTTTAAGGTTATTGTTTTATCCAGTACTGCAATAATTAGGGAACAAGAGCTTCTTAAATGCTGAACAAGGCTTCTCTGCTAAATAAAGGTCTGCCACTGaatttttgagtgtgtgtttgtgcgtgcgtgctgatttgtgtgtgtccgttCCTTCTCAGGAGCTGTTCCCTGCCAACAAGCGCAGTTGCGAGCACTTCTCCAAGTACTTCACTGACGCTGGGCTCAAGGAGCTTTCGGACTTAGTCAGAAACCAGCAGTCCTTAGGTGCACGTAAGGAGGTGCAGAAAGAGCTCCTGGAGCAGATGTCACGTGGGGACCCCCTTAAAGACGTAAGCCTCATTGGATGTCGTGCTTCTTCTTACACCTAGACCCTCGTCGTATGACAACACTTAACATTGCTTCTCTCTTAATCTCTGCCCAATTTTGTCTTAAGAAGCATTGACGATACAGGCTGCAGTTAATCAGTGACAAGTTGAAGATATCCACTCAACCTGAACATATTATCTGCTGCCGCAAGCCCACGTATCCTGCCAGGGCTCTCATACCTGccacctctgctgctcttgaTGAGCAATAAGTCTCGGCATGTGCTGGCCGTGGTTTGTCTGCTTCGTTAATAACTTGTGTTACATCTCTGGTCTTGGGACTTTCAGATCATCGCCTTCTTGCGAGAGGAATTAAAGAAGAACAACATCGCTGAGCAGACGATGATTGGACTAATCTGGGCTAGCTTAATGAGCTCCGTGGAGTGGAACAAGAAGGAGGAGCTAGTGACAGAACAAGCCATCAAACTTCTAAAGGTGACACCTCCTTTATGAAGCTCCACTGTTTCTCGACTCTGGCATTCACGTCAACATACTTTAAAATAGCGTTGGGTGTGGTTTGGTTTTTTTCTGAGGCAGATACTAGTTTTATACTCTATTCTTttcaaaaagcacaaaatgGCAGTCGATAATTTGACGATGCCACTTGCTGACAGTCAGGTCTCATAGTTCCAGCTGCAGTTGCAATGTAGTTCTTTCATGCATGAACTTatctttcactctttagtctgtgtacctgtcactcgGGATCCGTCACGCATGAAAGTAAATGAAGATCACGCACCGCAGTTACACCATAGATTGAATTAATTCTTAAGGAAATGCTGTGATGTTTATGTTGCCTGTAAGCATATCGGCCGTGTAGGAACCAGTGCCTTATTGCATTTCAGTACAAACAAATTGTGCCTCTGAGATGTTCCTGGCTGCTTTGAACTTGGCAGAGAAGATAATTGATTTAATAACCCAAAGCCATCCCACTAGTTATGGcagtaatgtaaaaaaatatcctAAACATATCCCGAGCCTCCCTCCCAACCTCCCTTTCGCTACTTATATGAATTTCCCCTCTCTTACATCCTCAGCAATACAGCCCAATGTTGAAGGCTTTTACCTCCCAGGGCCTCTCTGAACTGACTCTGCTGGTGAAGATCCAGGAGTACTGTTATGACAACATTCATTTCATGAAAGCCTTTCAGAAAATCGTTGTACTGCTCTACAAAGGTAAGTCTCATTTCATAGTGGGAAACAACACTCTACAGGCGTAAATGAATGAAGCCAGGTGGCCTGAGATGAAAGACAAAAGTTTGTGTTGATTGATGTCATCAACCTGCCTGGCGACATTTTGTTTCTCTACCACCTGCAGACGCATCTGTGATCTTGGCATCATTTTTAACAGaatcttatatttattttgctcTTTTAAAGCGGATGTCTTGAGCGAGGAGGCAATTCTGAAGTGGTACCACGACGCCCACCTGACCAAAGGAAAGAGCGTCTTCCTTGAGCAGATGAAAAAGTTCGTCGAGTGGCTGAAGTTCGCAGAGGAAGGTAGAGTCCTTCAGTTTGTcgtcttttctgtgttttctttcagacGCTCTACCTCTCACAGCTGGAGGCAGTGATTTGTGAAGTATCTTAAAGAAGTGATGTAACTGATGTATCGCCTCTATTTTCAAAGTTGATGACTGATGTTTTCTTGTCTTCCAGAGTCtgagtctgaggaggaggagaccgaCTGAGGACCACTCTCTACATAGCCACcatcttgatttgtttttggaCGTAAAAACAGCACCAGATGCATTAGGAGGATTCTATCAGAAGCCTGTctatgtttctttctttattttccttttctattCTCTACCTCCTTGTATCTAGTTTAAACGTAATGTAAGGGCTTTAATACTGCTTTTATTTCCACCATGTTTTCTGTCTGAATCAATACTTAAACTCTCCTTTTAACTCTCCAGGAAGCAGTCACAGTGCCACAGTTTAACTAAATGGATTGAAAGCCCGTTTCATGTAATAAAGGGGGATTTTTTTTGGAAAGATACTTCCCTTTTAAAATGAGCCAGTTTGAAGGCATATTTCTCGGCTACTGTATTTAATCATGAAGCTCTTATTTGCCAGAGGTCTATCTGTGCAGCCATGATATCCTGATCCTCCTGAAAGGCAAACTGGTTTTGTACCAATCATTATACGTCTTTGCCAATTATTTGACAACTTTGAATTTATTGCCAGTTTTTGGATTCTGTCTCCGTTGTTGCTGATGGAGCTGGACTGTTTCAACACAGCGATGGCGACAATCGGCCATACAAGGAAATTTCATAAACCTTATGCACCAGaaccatttattattattatttcacctTTACGATAcccttttgactttttaaaaataaatggataCTCATGGTTTTCATATCTGCTGTATTCTTTCTCAATTTAAAAAGTGAACCTTCATAGATTTTATTCGAAACTAGATTATTTACACGTtatgtgaaatattaaaaatgtactCTGACTTAAAATGAAGTATTCGAATATGTCGAGATACTTTTTTTGAGCTGTAGACTTATCgatattgaaataaaatggtTGAAGTATTTTGCTTTTGCGTATAATAGTCTAGGATATTGTGGTATCTGTTGAAAAAGAGTTGAACATTTTTCGCAATGTACTTGTTTTTGAGATGAGTGTATATGTgttcatatatgtatattatatgatGTGGAGAGAACAAGGAATTACATTTTAGAACATCACAGATCAAACTATGCtccctggaaaatgtccattGGCTCGTCTCCCGCCTCACCTAATCAAGTAATCAAGGAAGGCAGCCGGGCATGCGTGACCTGAGGTGCAAACAAGGATCTCATTCACTTCACTCCTATCCCACTTTAAATGGTAATTATGGCTCAGTCAAGCATGCAGAAATGAGAGTGAGATGGTGATTCAAGATGTTTGGAAACGTGAGGGTCCATGCACATTCATTAGGACAAGTCGTTCtacaaagtgtgtgagtgtcattgtttttttccagagacaATTTTCAGGATTTTGACCCCGTTCTTTTCCAGTGATTATCAAACCGTCAGCCAAGTTAGTTTTTGAAATCATTAAAACAATCCTACATTCCCATATTTGATACTACATCTACAGACCTGAGCTCAAGTCAGCACAGGAAGGATCCACCCATGCATGCTGGGGGTATTTCACCAAGAGAAACAATTTATTCTTTAGGAAAATTACAGCATCAGCTCCCGTGCAGTCACCCAGGTCTTGAGGGTGTGAAGGGCCTCAGCCGGATGGATGATTGACAGGAGCCGGCTTCTTCCACAGGAACACACTGGACGTCAAGGCAGAGCTCAACAAGCATCAACGACTGATAGTTTCACTCGGTTCCAACAGATGGCAGTAAGTCCTTAAGagatgctccccccccccctcttactGAGGCCTTTTTCCCTGAGCATAGGCAAACCGAAAATGACATTTTTGAAGAAACCAGTCTAGGAAGTATTAGACACGGGCTAAAACTACAAAGTATCAGACAATAGtgttttctctgcctctgtgtctcaggGGGATTTGTTTGCCTTTTGGCTTTATTTAGTTGCTCTGCAGAACATGACACAGTATGGGGAGAGTGACATGCcggcaggggggggggaacatGGCTGCTCCTAGGATTAGTGTGTGAGCCTGCTTGCAACACCGGAGTGTGCAGTGCTGAATGGCAATGAGACCCCACCCTCACCCCACCTGTTAGTGTGCAAAGCACTGGCATTACCATCTTGCTGGGACTGTTATCTGCCTTTCACCAGTGCTGCCTCACTTCCcaccacacagagagagagagggctctTCCCTATGTGTCATTTTGCACAGGCGCTGAGCGTGGCACATCCTGAGCGCTCTGGTATAATGAGCCCTGCACACTGTGACCTGacacatctgtttgttttgcttatctgacgtttttttttttagggcaATTACATGTGCTGTGGGGTCTCCCAAAGCTTACCCGTTGTAGCTTACTGGTGTATCTTGTGGTAGGAGGTAAAACATACTGCACATGACAGGCTTGCACTGGTGTTATACATGTTGTCATAGCTATACCCCGCACCACATATTTTAGTTTGTCGTAACCTTTTTTGAAGGATGACTAAAATgtctcagaaaaaaagaaaaagcaacaaaacacagatttaatttatttctggAAATTTCTGTCTCAGTTGGATTTCCAGCTTGAGCCGAGCGGAGCGGCACGATGTGCCAGGGGATGCCAGGGGAGttcggggggtgggggtgggggggaagagagagagagagagagcaattaTTCTGGATTTCACACTGCGGCTTTGGTCAGTAAACATGGCTCAGGCTGCATTGCAGAACTCATCTGAATAATGCTGTCACAAAGCAGAGGGGGACAGGGCAGTGCTTCTTTtgaacgagaggagagagatttgAGATAATtgcttggttgttttttttaaaacaaaaataaaatattgcactcccccccttctctccccgCTGACCGTGCTGTGATGTGTTGGAACACAATAGAagcactgtgtttgtgttttgggcAATTGTAAGTGAGATGTGTGTATTTGCTTCACATTTCAAGCGGCATTGTGTTACGGGCCAGTTATTCTACTGTGCTGCTTTTTAATTCAACCAAAAGACCACTCTAATGCTCGGTTTAGCAGCCAGGTGAAATGGAAATGACTCGTTGACTCACTGAAACGCTGGCAGGTTGTCCTCGGATCCACTTTTGCCAAAAATCCTAAAGCGGCGCAGCAACTGAGCACCTCTATGACAGGATATTGCCGCTAAGCTCTTAAAACCAAGAGGACTGAAGTGTGTTTCGGGGTTATAGGCTGACGGCTGCTGTTCTCTGTCAGCTGCCTCCACTTGGCCTGCATGTGTTGGTCGCCGCCATCCTCGCCAGCTCCGTGTCCGGGAGGAAGGCTGCACGTAGCTGCCTTGTTGTGCCCCATTATGCTCAAGGTTATTCATCATGCAAAATACTCTTGTTTCCGAGGCAGCTTAATTACACGTGACTGCTTGGTCTGAACCTATTACGCTGTGGCTGCGCCCTGACTGCAGAAGTACTGAACGCTACATTTGAGGTCGGTCTCTGTATCCCTTCCTCTCTCGTAGATCTAATGTGTCATAAAGGCAAAATTCACAGATTCCATATCTGCCCGTCTACTGGGCTCTGCTATGGTCCTCGTGATGTAAATGTCATCATATGTGGAACCCAAAACCAACGCATAcccttattttgaaaagaatgtGACCAAAAACAGACCCTTCTTTTTCCATGCACTCATGATTTACACTGTTTATCCTTTAAGGGTTGAgttggggtggtggtggtggtgggggggggggattggcaGCCCTCCCAGttgacattgggcaagaggcagAGGTCACCCAGGACATGTCACCGGCGTATCAGAGGGCCGACATACAGAGACTTAACGGACGTTCAATATTCACGCCTAAGGTAAATCGAAGGTTTCCAATTAGCTTAACCCCAATCTGCCTGGCtttagactgtgggaggaaacaagAGTATCCACACCAACACAGAGTAGCTGGTGTATTATTCATGGAATGTCAACTACTTCCTGAATAATTGTATCTAATGTACAGGCAGTGTAGTGGATATGTCTACTTAtgtaaatttatttttaaagttctAATATTCAGCTAAATCTTCTCACTCTGATTATAAGAGCAAGCTAATGTTTAAAGGGTTTATAACCATTTTGGTCATTTCGAATGCATTGTCTAATTTAGTAGAGTCAGAGGAAGATTATAGTCtttacatatttgtgttttaacagGAAGTCCCTTTTACTCCATTGCAGACGTGGGACCAAAGGATGAGTGAGGAAACAATATTTCTGTGAGAGGGCAGATATTTGTCCACATTAAGACCAATAGTATGTGACCACAACTGTTAACTTTCCATACAGCTCATCAGCCTTGTCCTCCTGACGCATCTAAATCTTTCTTCCATCATTTGTCTCCAGAAAAGCTTAATTCCTTCCCCCTCC
Proteins encoded in this region:
- the LOC133967288 gene encoding eIF5-mimic protein 2-A-like, whose protein sequence is MNNQKQQKPTLTGQRFKTRKRDEKERFDPTHFQESIVQGLNQTGTDLDAVAKFLDSSGAKLDYRRYAETLFDILVAGGMLAPGGTMADDMTCTDFCLFKAQEDMETMQAYAQVFNKLIRRYKYLEKGFEEEIKKLLLFLKGFTESERNKLAMLTGILLANGNISASILSSLFNENVVKDGVSACFAVKLFKSWLSEKDISSVAGNLRKVGMDNRLMELFPANKRSCEHFSKYFTDAGLKELSDLVRNQQSLGARKEVQKELLEQMSRGDPLKDIIAFLREELKKNNIAEQTMIGLIWASLMSSVEWNKKEELVTEQAIKLLKQYSPMLKAFTSQGLSELTLLVKIQEYCYDNIHFMKAFQKIVVLLYKADVLSEEAILKWYHDAHLTKGKSVFLEQMKKFVEWLKFAEEESESEEEETD